A genome region from Trichosurus vulpecula isolate mTriVul1 chromosome 5, mTriVul1.pri, whole genome shotgun sequence includes the following:
- the LOC118851278 gene encoding prolow-density lipoprotein receptor-related protein 1-like, translating into MLSPLLLLPLILALATAAMDVPKTCSPKQFACRDQITCISKGWRCDGEKDCPDGSDEAPEICPQSKVQRCQPNEHNCLGTELCVPMSRLCNGIQDCFDGTDEGPHCRELRANCSRAGCQHHCVPTLSGPSCYCNSSFQLQSDNKSCKGCSL; encoded by the exons ATGCTGAgcccgctgctgctgctgccgctgatCTTGGCTCTGGCCACAGCGGCGATGGATG TCCCCAAGACATGCAGCCCTAAGCAGTTTGCTTGCAGAGACCAGATTACCTGTATCTCCAAAGGCTGGCGGTGTGATGGAGAAAAGGACTGTCCAGATGGTTCCGATGAGGCCCCTGAGATCT GTCCACAGAGCAAGGTCCAGAGATGTCAGCCCAATGAGCACAATTGTCTTGGCACAGAGCTGTGTGTGCCCATGTCACGTCTCTGCAATGGGATTCAAGACTGCTTTGATGGCACTGATGAGGGGCCTCATTGCCGAG AGCTCCGGGCCAACTGCTCCAGAGCAGGCTGCCAGCATCACTGTGTGCCCACACTCAGTGGGCCCTCCTGTTACTGCAACAGCAGCTTCCAGCTCCAGAGTGACAATAAAAGCTGCaaag GCTGTAGTCTCTGA